From Desmodus rotundus isolate HL8 chromosome 12, HLdesRot8A.1, whole genome shotgun sequence, one genomic window encodes:
- the PRMT6 gene encoding protein arginine N-methyltransferase 6 isoform X1 — protein sequence MSQPKRRKLESGGGGEGGGAPEEEDGGRQEEAPLRPRRTRRERDQMYYECYSDISVHEEMIADSVRTDAYRQGILRNWAALRDKTVLDVGAGTGILSIFCAQAGARRVYAVEASAIWEQAREVVRLNRVEDRVQVLPGPVETVELPEQVDVIVSEWMGYGLLHESMLSSVLHARTKWLKEGGLLLPASAELFVAPISDHTLELRLGFWSQVKQVYGVDMSCLEGFATRCIMGHSEIVVQELCGEDVLARPQCFAQLELARAGLEQELEAGVGGRFRFSCYGSAPMHGFAIWFQVTFPRGDSDKPLVLSTSPFQPVTHWKQALLYLNEPVQVQQDTDISGEVTLLPSQDNHRLLRVQLRYKVGDQEEKTKDFTMENDHCLSPQRPPEEARSAC from the coding sequence ATGTCGCAGCCCAAGAGGAGAAAGCTTGAGTCGGGGGGCGGCGGCGAAGGAGGTGGGGCACCTGAGGAGGAAGATGGCGGGCGGCAGGAGGAGGCCCCGCTGCGACCCCGGAGGACCAGGAGGGAGCGGGACCAAATGTACTACGAGTGCTACTCGGACATATCGGTGCACGAGGAGATGATTGCGGACAGCGTCCGCACGGATGCCTACCGCCAGGGCATCCTGCGAAACTGGGCAGCGCTGCGGGACAAGACGGTGCTGGACGTGGGCGCGGGCACCGGCATTCTTAGCATCTTCTGTGCCCAGGCCGGGGCCCGGCGCGTGTACGCGGTGGAGGCCAGCGCCATCTGGGAACAGGCCCGGGAGGTGGTGCGGCTCAACCGCGTGGAGGACCGCGTGCAGGTCCTGCCGGGGCCGGTGGAGACGGTGGAGCTGCCCGAGCAGGTGGATGTCATCGTGAGCGAGTGGATGGGCTACGGACTCCTGCACGAGTCCATGCTGAGTTCCGTGCTCCACGCGCGGACTAAGTGGCTGAAGGAGGGCGGGCTTCTCTTGCCGGCTTCCGCCGAGCTCTTCGTGGCGCCCATCAGCGACCACACGCTGGAGCTGCGCCTGGGCTTCTGGAGCCAGGTGAAGCAGGTCTACGGTGTGGACATGAGCTGCCTGGAGGGCTTCGCCACGCGCTGCATCATGGGCCACTCGGAAATCGTGGTGCAGGAACTGTGCGGCGAAGATGTGCTGGCCCGGCCGCAGTGCTTTGCTCAGCTGGAACTGGCTCGCGCCGGCCTGGAGCAAGAGCTGGAGGCCGGGGTGGGTGGGCGCTTCCGCTTCAGCTGCTATGGCTCGGCTCCCATGCACGGCTTTGCCATCTGGTTCCAGGTGACTTTCCCCAGAGGAGACTCGGACAAACCCCTGGTGCTGTCCACCTCGCCCTTTCAACCGGTCACGCACTGGAAGCAAGCCCTGCTGTACCTGAACGAGCCCGTGCAAGTACAGCAAGATACAGACATTTCCGGGGAGGTCACGCTGCTGCCCTCCCAGGACAACCACCGGCTCCTGCGCGTGCAGCTGCGCTACAAAGTGGGCGACCAGGAGGAGAAGACCAAAGACTTTACCATGGAGAATGATCATTGCCTTTCCCCCCAGCGACCTCCCGAGGAGGCCAGAAGTGCGTGCTAG
- the PRMT6 gene encoding protein arginine N-methyltransferase 6 isoform X2 has translation MSQPKRRKLESGGGGEGGGAPEEEDGGRQEEAPLRPRRTRRERDQMYYECYSDISVHEEMIADSVRTDAYRQGILRNWAALRDKTVLDVGAGTGILSIFCAQAGARRVYAVEASAIWEQAREVVRLNRVEDRVQVLPGPVETVELPEQVDVIVSEWMGYGLLHESMLSSVLHARTKWLKEGGLLLPASAELFVAPISDHTLELRLGFWSQVKQVYGVDMSCLEGFATRCIMGHSEIVVQELCGEDVLARPQCFAQLELARAGLEQELEAGVGGRFRFSCYGSAPMHGFAIWFQVTFPRGDSDKPLVLSTSPFQPVTHWKQALLYLNEPVQVQQDTDISGEVTLLPSQDNHRLLRVQLRYKVGDQEEKTKDFTMENDHCLSPQRPPEEARSIF, from the exons ATGTCGCAGCCCAAGAGGAGAAAGCTTGAGTCGGGGGGCGGCGGCGAAGGAGGTGGGGCACCTGAGGAGGAAGATGGCGGGCGGCAGGAGGAGGCCCCGCTGCGACCCCGGAGGACCAGGAGGGAGCGGGACCAAATGTACTACGAGTGCTACTCGGACATATCGGTGCACGAGGAGATGATTGCGGACAGCGTCCGCACGGATGCCTACCGCCAGGGCATCCTGCGAAACTGGGCAGCGCTGCGGGACAAGACGGTGCTGGACGTGGGCGCGGGCACCGGCATTCTTAGCATCTTCTGTGCCCAGGCCGGGGCCCGGCGCGTGTACGCGGTGGAGGCCAGCGCCATCTGGGAACAGGCCCGGGAGGTGGTGCGGCTCAACCGCGTGGAGGACCGCGTGCAGGTCCTGCCGGGGCCGGTGGAGACGGTGGAGCTGCCCGAGCAGGTGGATGTCATCGTGAGCGAGTGGATGGGCTACGGACTCCTGCACGAGTCCATGCTGAGTTCCGTGCTCCACGCGCGGACTAAGTGGCTGAAGGAGGGCGGGCTTCTCTTGCCGGCTTCCGCCGAGCTCTTCGTGGCGCCCATCAGCGACCACACGCTGGAGCTGCGCCTGGGCTTCTGGAGCCAGGTGAAGCAGGTCTACGGTGTGGACATGAGCTGCCTGGAGGGCTTCGCCACGCGCTGCATCATGGGCCACTCGGAAATCGTGGTGCAGGAACTGTGCGGCGAAGATGTGCTGGCCCGGCCGCAGTGCTTTGCTCAGCTGGAACTGGCTCGCGCCGGCCTGGAGCAAGAGCTGGAGGCCGGGGTGGGTGGGCGCTTCCGCTTCAGCTGCTATGGCTCGGCTCCCATGCACGGCTTTGCCATCTGGTTCCAGGTGACTTTCCCCAGAGGAGACTCGGACAAACCCCTGGTGCTGTCCACCTCGCCCTTTCAACCGGTCACGCACTGGAAGCAAGCCCTGCTGTACCTGAACGAGCCCGTGCAAGTACAGCAAGATACAGACATTTCCGGGGAGGTCACGCTGCTGCCCTCCCAGGACAACCACCGGCTCCTGCGCGTGCAGCTGCGCTACAAAGTGGGCGACCAGGAGGAGAAGACCAAAGACTTTACCATGGAGAATGATCATTGCCTTTCCCCCCAGCGACCTCCCGAGGAGGCCAGAA GTATTTTTTGA